A genomic window from Manduca sexta isolate Smith_Timp_Sample1 chromosome 5, JHU_Msex_v1.0, whole genome shotgun sequence includes:
- the LOC115446120 gene encoding glucose dehydrogenase [FAD, quinone] gives MLWQPLDLNATCPAHTHLTACSSVGFLYLQLLVQLFGDSVDRRIQESHGRETQDTRHEEYDFIVVGAGSAGCVVANRLSAYSNWKVLLLEAGPEQPDVTLVPALSTALLGSNIDWAYKTEPNGKSCLARPGQRCDWPRGKMMGGSSSINSLAYIRGNKLDYDVWAAMGNEGWSYRDVLPYFKKSEKNLNMESLNRKYHGVDGEQSVSRYPYVDAPSIMMTDAFNERGLPLTDYNGENQLGTMQSQAVAQDGERVSTNNAFIQPIRYRRKNLTVKVNSEVLKILIDEHKRAYGVVYKQHGRLYTAVASKEVIVSAGSLNSPKLLMLSGVGPKEHLHELNIDVISDLAVGENLHDHVTFNGIIIALPNETATAVDNHQLFREVKHYYEMDVKHGPLSSNGPVNSIGFYKTEPDLPAPDVQYQVDSVTWREYFREPVPYEGVTILPTSFYDGLLPRTMNLVPKSRGKLLLNATNPYGDPLLFANYFDDPTDLIPIVKGVRFLLTLENTKAFRSRGAYFVKKPLEACRHYEWGTVEYIVCLARAYTTTTYHPVGTCKMGPQWDRKAVVDPRLRVYGVAGLRVIDSSIMPVVPRGNTNAPSIMIGERGVDLVIEDWLKPYHD, from the exons ATGCTGTGGCAGCCGCTAGACCTGAACGCTACTTGTCCCGCGCACACGCACCTGACAGCGTGCTCGTCGGTCGGCTTTCTCTACCTGCAGCTCCTGGTACAGCTGTTCGGAGACTCGGTCGACAGGAGGATACAGGAGAGCCACGGGCGGGAGACACAGGACACGCGCCATGAGGAATACGACTTCATTGTGGTGGGCGCCGGAAGCGCCGGCTGTGTCGTCGCCAACAGATTGAGTGCTTACTCCAATTGGAAG GTTCTTTTGTTAGAAGCAGGTCCTGAACAACCAGATGTTACTCTGGTGCCCGCGCTGTCCACTGCTTTGTTAGGCTCCAACATCGACTGGGCCTACAAGACCGAGCCCAACGGGAAGAGCTGTCTCGCCAGACCGGGGCAGCGATGTGACTGGCCAAG GGGTAAAATGATGGGCGGATCTAGTTCTATAAACTCTTTGGCGTACATAAGAGGTAACAAGCTGGACTATGACGTGTGGGCCGCTATGGGAAACGAAGGATGGAGCTACAGAGAT GTACTTCCATACTTCAAAAAATCCGAAAAGAATTTAAACATGGAGTCTTTGAATCGCAAATACCACGGAGTGGACGGAGAGCAGTCTGTGTCGCGATACCCGTACGTCGACGCGCCCTCCATCATGATGACTGACGCCTTCAACGAGCGAGGTCTGCCGCTCACCGATTACAACGGAGAGAACCAGCTCGGCACCATGCAGTCGCAGGCGGTGGCGCAGGACGGCGAGCGAGTCTCCACCAACAACGCCTTCATACAACCCATCAGGTACAGACGGAAGAACCTCACAGTCAAAGTCAACAGTGAAGTCCTTAAAATACTCATAGACGAACACAAAAGAGCGTACGGCGTCGTGTACAAACAACACGGTAGATTGTACACCGCTGTAGCGAGCAAGGAGGTGATAGTGAGTGCGGGGTCACTGAACTCGCCCAAACTGCTGATGCTGTCAGGAGTCGGGCCCAAAGAGCATCTCCACGAGCTGAACATAGACGTCATCAGTGACTTGGCAGTCGGGGAGAACCTCCACGACCACGTCACGTTCAACGGAATTATAATAGCTTTGCCAAACGAAACTGCAACAGCAGTGGACAATCATCAGCTCTTCCGCGAGGTAAAACATTATTACGAGATGGATGTAAAGCACGGACCGCTGTCGTCCAACGGTCCTGTCAACTCTATCGGCTTTTATAAGACCGAGCCTGATCTGCCAGCCCCTGACGTACAGTACCAGGTGGACAGCGTCACTTGGAGGGAGTATTTCAGAGAGCCAGTGCCCTACGAGGGAGTTACTATATTACCGACCTCCTTCTACGACGGTTTACTCCCAAGAACGATGAATTTGGTACCGAAAAGTAGGGGGAAACTGTTATTAAATGCAACTAATCCTTACGGCGATCCGTTGCTCTTCGCAAATTACTTTGATGATCCTACAGACCTTATACCTATAGTAAAAGGGGTCAGATTCTTACTTACGTTGGAGAACACTAAAGCTTTTAGATCTAGGGGAGCGTATTTCGTAAAGAAGCCTTTAGAAGCTTGCAGACATTATGAATGGGGAACTGTTGAGTACATTGTATGTTTGGCGAGGGCTTATACTACAACTACTTACCATCCAGTGGGGACGTGCAAGATGGGTCCACAGTGGGACAGGAAGGCGGTGGTGGATCCGAGGCTGAGGGTGTACGGAGTGGCTGGTCTGAGGGTGATCGACTCGTCCATAATGCCGGTGGTGCCGCGCGGGAACACCAACGCGCCCTCTATAATGATTGGAGAGCGTGGCGTGGACCTCGTCATAGAAGACTGGCTTAAACCGTATCATGATTAA
- the LOC119191052 gene encoding glucose dehydrogenase [FAD, quinone]-like → MQWQPLDLNATCPAHTHLTACSSVGFLYLQLLVQLFGDSVDRRIQENHGRETQDTRHEEFDFIVVGAGSAGCVVANRLSAFPKWKVLLLEAGPEQPDVTLVPALSETLLGSNIDWGYKTEPNGKSCLARPGQRCDWPRGKTMGGSSSINTLVYIRGNKLDYDEWAAMGNEGWSYRDVLPYFKKSEKNLNMESLNRKYHGVDGEQSVSRYPYVDAPSVMMTDAFNERGLPLTDYNGVNQLGTMQAQAVAQDGERVSTNNAFIQPIRYRRKNLTVKVNSEVLKILIDEHRRAYGVVYKQHGRLYTAVASKEVIVSAGSLNSPKLLMLSGVGPKEHLHELNIDVISDLAVGENLHDHVTFNGIIIALPNETATAVDDNQLFNEIKLYKQMDVKHGPLSASGPLSTIAFYKTDPSLPAPDIQFQMAGVKYMEYFKELVAYEGVNIFPTAFYDAILPQTMNLVPKSRGKLLLNATNPHGDPLIFANYFEDPTDIMPIVKGTRFLISLEDTHAFKSKGAYFVKKPLEACRDYDWGSDEYIICLNRAYTRSTYHPVGTCKMGPQWDRKAVVDPRLRVYGVAGLRVMDSSIMPVVPRGNTNAPSIMIGERGVDLVIEEWRETTTKLVKYLV, encoded by the exons ATGCAGTGGCAACCGCTGGATCTCAACGCCACGTGTCCTGCGCACACGCACCTGACGGCGTGCTCGTCGGTCGGCTTCCTCTACTTACAGCTCCTGGTGCAACTGTTCGGAGACTCGGTCGACAGGAGGATACAGGAGAACCACGGGCGGGAGACACAGGACACGCGCCATGAGGAATTCGACTTCATCGTGGTGGGCGCCGGGAGCGCCGGCTGCGTCGTCGCCAACAGATTGAGTGCTTTCCCCAAATGGAAG GTCCTTTTACTAGAAGCAGGTCCTGAACAACCTGACGTCACGCTAGTACCCGCGTTGTCAGAGACCCTACTAGGCTCCAACATCGACTGGGGCTACAAGACCGAGCCCAACGGGAAGAGTTGTCTCGCCAGACCGGGGCAGCGATGCGACTGGCCTAg AGGCAAGACAATGGGTGGTTCTAGTTCGATAAACACATTAGTATACATCCGAGGCAACAAGCTGGACTATGACGAGTGGGCCGCCATGGGGAACGAGGGATGGAGCTACAGAGAT GTGCTACCCTatttcaaaaaatctgaaaagaaTCTAAACATGGAGTCTTTGAATCGCAAATACCACGGAGTGGACGGAGAGCAGTCTGTGTCGCGATACCCGTACGTCGACGCGCCCTCCGTCATGATGACGGACGCCTTCAACGAGCGAGGTCTGCCGCTCACCGACTACAACGGAGTGAACCAGCTCGGCACCATGCAGGCGCAGGCGGTGGCGCAGGACGGCGAGCGAGTCTCCACCAACAACGCCTTCATACAACCCATCAGGTACAGACGGAAGAACCTGACGGTCAAAGTCAACAGTGAAGTCCTTAAAATACTCATAGACGAACACAGAAGGGCGTATGGGGTCGTGTACAAACAACACGGTAGATTGTACACCGCTGTAGCGAGCAAGGAGGTGATAGTGAGTGCGGGGTCACTGAACTCGCCCAAACTGCTGATGTTGTCAGGAGTCGGGCCCAAAGAGCATCTCCATGAGCTGAACATTGACGTCATCAGTGACTTGGCAGTCGGGGAGAACCTCCACGATCACGTCACGTTCAACGGAATTATAATAGCTTTGCCAAACGAAACTGCAACCGCAGTCGATGATAATCaactatttaatgaaataaaactttataaacaaaTGGATGTTAAACACGGACCATTGTCAGCTAGCGGGCCATTAAGTActattgcattttataaaacagaTCCCAGTCTGCCAGCGCCTGATATCCAGTTTCAAATGGCTGGTGTGAAATATATGGAATACTTTAAAGAACTTGTGGCTTACGAAGGTGTTAATATATTTCCAACTGCTTTCTATGACGCTATATTACCACAAACCATGAATCTAGTCCCAAAAAGCAGAGGAAAGTTGTTGTTGAACGCAACAAACCCTCATGGAGATCCGttaatatttgcaaattatttcGAGGACCCAACAGACATCATGCCAATAGTAAAAGGAACAAGATTCTTAATATCTTTAGAAGATACACATGCTTTTAAATCTAAAGGAGCTTATTTTGTGAAGAAACCTTTAGAAGCTTGTAGAGATTATGATTGGGGTTCTGATGAATATATCATTTGCTTAAACAGAGCGTACACTCGCTCTACATACCATCCAGTGGGGACGTGCAAGATGGGTCCACAGTGGGACAGAAAGGCGGTGGTGGATCCGAGGCTGAGAGTGTACGGAGTGGCTGGTCTGAGGGTGATGGACTCGTCCATAATGCCGGTGGTGCCGCGCGGAAACACTAACGCGCCCTCTATAATGATAGGAGAGCGTGGCGTGGACCTTGTCATAGAAGAGTGGCGCGAAACAACTACTAAACTGGTTAAGTATTTAGTATAG
- the LOC119191574 gene encoding LOW QUALITY PROTEIN: growth arrest and DNA damage-inducible protein GADD45 alpha-like (The sequence of the model RefSeq protein was modified relative to this genomic sequence to represent the inferred CDS: inserted 1 base in 1 codon), giving the protein MYKDSVVPVKTETFSGIAAKSPIGQNIKEVLRRACAEKRLTVGLLPAIQYLSXTCQGALFCLTVEAPPGDNATHMQEVLLQAFCVENDIYVIKVDSEAKLRKMLGVCCSTMDFSCILVHYPYTDPFSDSQEFDLSVLSQSERDLIEHCESNWGYSQIPVIKLPEK; this is encoded by the exons ATGTACAAGGATTCAGTCGTTCCCGTAAAAACGGAAACCTTCAGCGGCATAGCGGCTAAAAG CCCAATCGGCCAAAACATCAAAGAAGTACTGAGGCGGGCTTGTGCTGAGAAAAGGCTGACTGTCGGCCTCCTGCCGGCCATCCAGTACCTCT AGACCTGCCAAGGGGCGCTGTTCTGCCTCACAGTGGAGGCGCCCCCTGGCGACAACGCCACGCACATGCAGGAGGTGTTACTACAAGCCTTCTGCGTCGAAAACGACATTTATGTCATTAAG GTGGACTCAGAGGCCAAACTGAGGAAGATGTTGGGAGTGTGCTGCTCCACGATGGACTTCAGCTGCATACTGGTCCACTACCCCTACACGGACCCGTTTAGCGACTCGCAAGAGTTCGACCTATCCGTCCTCTCACAATCCGAGAGAGATTTGATCGAGCACTGCGAATCTAATTGGGGATATTCACAGATTCCAGTCATCAAGTTGCCTGAGAAGtga